Proteins from a single region of Ensifer adhaerens:
- the gluQRS gene encoding tRNA glutamyl-Q(34) synthetase GluQRS encodes MPDTPPVFRFAPSPNGLLHLGHALSAVLNHDMAKAANGRFLLRIEDIDQTRCRQEFEAAIVEDLAWLGLDWERPMRRQSEHLDAYASALERLNGLGVLYPSVMTRGEIKAAVAEAEADGQTWPRDPDGSPLYPGRERTYSTGERTALLESGRAYAWRLDMQKAISLLGNASLTWSESGAGPVGETGIIVADPGAWGDVILSRSDAPSSYHLSVVTDDALQGVTHVVRGRDLYHSTAVHRLLQHLLDLPEPLYHHHRLILGPDGRKLSKSNQDTGIAAFRAAGHTPQEVRALVV; translated from the coding sequence ATGCCAGACACGCCACCCGTTTTCCGCTTTGCCCCCAGCCCGAACGGCCTGCTCCACCTTGGTCATGCGCTTTCTGCGGTGCTGAACCACGACATGGCGAAGGCCGCGAACGGGCGTTTCCTCCTGCGCATCGAGGATATCGACCAGACCCGTTGCCGCCAGGAATTCGAGGCCGCAATCGTCGAGGACCTCGCCTGGCTCGGCCTCGACTGGGAGCGTCCCATGCGCCGCCAGTCGGAACACCTCGATGCCTATGCCTCAGCGCTTGAACGGCTGAACGGGCTCGGCGTGCTCTACCCTTCGGTCATGACCCGCGGCGAGATCAAGGCAGCCGTTGCCGAAGCCGAAGCCGACGGACAGACCTGGCCGCGCGATCCGGATGGCAGCCCGCTCTATCCCGGACGCGAGCGAACCTATTCGACCGGCGAGCGGACAGCCTTGCTCGAGAGTGGCAGAGCCTATGCCTGGCGGCTCGACATGCAGAAAGCGATCAGCCTCCTCGGCAACGCCTCTCTCACCTGGAGCGAGAGCGGTGCCGGGCCAGTGGGCGAAACCGGCATCATCGTGGCTGACCCTGGCGCCTGGGGCGACGTCATCCTGTCGCGCTCCGATGCGCCGTCGAGCTATCATCTGTCCGTCGTGACGGATGATGCGCTGCAAGGCGTCACCCATGTCGTGCGCGGCCGCGACCTCTATCACTCAACCGCCGTGCATCGGCTGCTGCAGCACCTTCTCGACCTGCCGGAGCCGCTCTATCATCACCACCGGCTGATCCTTGGCCCGGACGGCCGCAAGCTTTCCAAGAGCAACCAGGACACCGGCATTGCCGCGTTCCGTGCCGCCGGCCACACCCCGCAAGAGGTCCGGGCTCTAGTCGTCTAG